In the Paramisgurnus dabryanus chromosome 5, PD_genome_1.1, whole genome shotgun sequence genome, one interval contains:
- the msna gene encoding moesin a, giving the protein MPKTISVRVTTMDAELEFAIQPSTTGKQLFDQVVKTIGLREVWFFGLQYQDTKGFSTWLKLNKKVTAQDVRKESPLLFKFRAKFYPEDVSEELIQEATQRLFFLQVKEAILNDDIYCPPETAVLLASYAVQAKYTDYNKEAHTPGYLSSEKLLPQRVLEQHKLSKEQWEERIQVWHEEHKGMLREDSMMEYLKIAQDLEMYGVNYFSIKNKKGSELWLGVDALGLNIYEQNDKMTPKIGFPWSEIRNISFNDKKFVIKPIDKKAPDFVFYAQRLRINKRILALCMGNHELYMRRRKPDTIEVQQMKAQAKEEKNHKKMERALLEDERKKREQAEKEKEKIEKEKEELMERLKMIEEQTRKAQQELEEQTRRALELDQERKRAQEEAERLERERRMAEEAKTTLLQQSENQMKNQEHLATELAELTSKISLLEDAKKKKEEEASEWQMKAMVVQEDLEKTKEELRNKVIATHVQEPVHGENDNDEGDESSAEASAELTTAADYKDRSEEERMTEAEKNERVQKHLLALTSELANARDETKKTQNDMIHAENVRAGRDKYKTLRQIRSGNTKQRIDEFECM; this is encoded by the exons atcaGCGTTCGCGTGACTACGATGGATGCGGAGTTGGAGTTTGCCATCCAGCCCAGCACCACTGGGAAACAGTTATTTgatcag GTGGTGAAAACCATCGGTTTGAGAGAGGTTTGGTTCTTTGGGCTGCAGTACCAGGACACCAAAGGCTTTTCCACTTGGCTTAAACTCAACAAGAAG GTTACAGCTCAGGATGTTCGTAAGGAAAGTCCTCTGCTGTTTAAATTCCGGGCCAAGTTTTATCCCGAAGATGTTTCAGAGGAGCTGATTCAAGAGGCCACTCAAAGACTTTTCTTCcttcag GTGAAAGAGGCAATTCTCAACGACGACATCTATTGTCCCCCTGAGACCGCAGTGCTGTTGGCGTCTTACGCAGTGCAGGCCAAATATACTGACTACAACAAAGAAGCTCACACGCCAGGATACCTGTCCAGTGAGAAACTGCTCCCACAGAG GGTTCTTGAGCAACACAAGCTGAGTAAAGAGCAGTGGGAGGAAAGAATTCAGGTCTGGCACGAGGAGCACAAGGGCATGTTGAG agaGGACTCGATGATGGAATATCTGAAGATAGCTCAAGATCTGGAGATGTACGGGGTGAACTATTTCAGTATTAAGAATAAGAAAGGGTCAGAGCTCTGGCTGGGAGTCGATGCCCTGGGACTCAACATCTATGAGCAGAACGACAA gATGACACCAAAAATTGGTTTCCCCTGGAGCGAGATCAGAAACATTTCTTTCAATGATAAGAAATTTGTCATCAAACCCATTGATAAAAAAGCCCCG GACTTTGTCTTCTATGCCCAGCGTTTGCGCATTAATAAGCGAATTCTGGCCTTGTGCATGGGCAATCACGAGCTTTACATGAGACGCCGTAAACCAGACACCATTGAGGTCCAGCAGATGAAGGCACAGGCCAAAGAAGAGAAGAACCACAAGAAGATGGAAAG GGCTTTGCTGGAGGATGAAAGAAAAAAGAGGGAACAAGCAGAAAAGGAGAAGGAAAAgattgaaaaagaaaaagaggAGCTGATGGAGAGACTCAAAATGATTGAGGAACAGACCAGAAAAGCTCAGCAAG agcTGGAGGAACAGACCCGCAGGGCACTGGAGCTGGATCAGGAGCGTAAACGTGCTCAAGAGGAGGCGGAGCGTCTGGAGCGGGAGCGCCGCATGGCGGAGGAGGCCAAAACGACTCTGCTGCAGCAATCTGAGAACCAGATGAAGAACCAGGAGCACCTG GCCACTGAACTGGCAGAGTTAACCTCGAAGATCTCATTGCTTGAGGACGCCAAAAAGAAGAAAGAGGAAGAAGCATCAGAATGGCAGATGAAG GCCATGGTAGTGCAGGAGGACCTGGAGAAGACTAAAGAGGAGCTGAGAAATAAAGTGATCGCGACCCATGTGCAAGAACCTGTGCATGGTGAAAACGACAATGATGAGGGCGACGAGAGTAGCGCAGAGGCCAGCGCTGAACTGACCACCGCAGCGGATTATAAAGACAGGAGCGAGGAGGAACGCATGACGGAAGCAGAGAAGAACGAACGAGTGCAGAAACATCTGCTG GCTCTGACTTCTGAGCTCGCCAACGCTCGGGATGAAACCAAGAAGACCCAGAACGACATGATCCACGCAGAGAATGTACGAGCGGGACGCGACAAGTACAAGACGCTTCGCCAGATCCGCTCCGGAAACACCAAACAGCGAATCGATGAGTTTGAGTGCATGTAA